Proteins from a single region of Acidianus ambivalens:
- a CDS encoding CDP-2,3-bis-(O-geranylgeranyl)-sn-glycerol synthase: MLEELLIALVIYFPAFTANGSAPFVKRGHPIDFNKNFFDGRRIFGDGKTFEGLLVALTFGIIIGVIIARFWGVSWIFISFVESLAAMLGDMTGAFIKRRLNIPRGGRALGLDQLDFVLGSSLALVLLHVNIELYQFLFIILIAFIMHILTNNVAYRLKIKSVPW; encoded by the coding sequence TTGCTTGAGGAATTATTAATTGCTTTAGTAATATATTTTCCTGCATTTACCGCTAATGGTTCTGCACCTTTTGTTAAGAGAGGCCATCCTATTGATTTTAATAAAAATTTCTTTGATGGTAGAAGAATATTTGGAGACGGTAAGACCTTTGAAGGCTTGCTTGTTGCCTTAACTTTTGGTATTATCATAGGCGTTATAATTGCTAGATTTTGGGGAGTATCTTGGATTTTTATTTCCTTCGTGGAATCATTGGCGGCAATGCTTGGTGATATGACTGGAGCATTTATAAAGAGGAGGCTAAATATTCCTAGAGGTGGAAGGGCATTAGGTTTAGATCAGTTAGACTTTGTATTAGGCTCTTCTCTGGCGCTAGTTCTTTTACACGTTAATATCGAATTATATCAATTTCTTTTTATTATTCTAATAGCATTTATAATGCATATACTTACTAATAATGTAGCATATCGATTAAAAATAAAAAGTGTTCCGTGGTAG
- a CDS encoding AAA family ATPase: MEYKHCKLSEFIFKNGNLVSLYGVAGSGKTAVALQVLEDITPSIYISTQGKSYEARVESMALINKNTFFVEANSADELVENIIRGIQLQPELLIVDSINTFYRLSRRAVDLIHPLIFLKEFSKYKKVIITWQMSMNNKVSGEKFMRYFSDDVIRVTKNYLIGNLRECKFKITERGVIGCLRNY, from the coding sequence GTGGAATATAAGCATTGTAAGTTAAGTGAATTTATTTTCAAGAATGGCAACTTAGTCTCGCTATATGGAGTAGCGGGTAGTGGAAAGACTGCTGTAGCCCTTCAAGTGCTTGAAGATATAACGCCTTCAATATATATTTCCACTCAAGGAAAATCGTATGAAGCAAGAGTAGAGAGCATGGCACTTATTAATAAAAATACTTTCTTTGTGGAGGCAAATAGTGCAGACGAGCTAGTAGAAAATATTATTCGAGGCATTCAACTCCAACCAGAGCTTCTTATAGTAGACTCCATTAATACTTTCTACAGATTAAGTAGAAGGGCGGTAGATTTAATTCATCCTTTAATTTTTCTTAAGGAGTTTTCTAAGTATAAAAAAGTTATAATAACGTGGCAGATGTCCATGAATAATAAAGTTAGTGGCGAGAAATTTATGAGATATTTTTCTGATGACGTAATAAGGGTTACCAAGAATTATTTAATAGGTAATTTAAGAGAGTGTAAATTCAAAATAACAGAAAGGGGCGTTATAGGTTGCTTGAGGAATTATTAA
- a CDS encoding Sjogren's syndrome/scleroderma autoantigen 1 family protein: MTDDSIKKAAELLRQGATMLSEACPVCGSPLFRLKNGDVVCPVHGKVYIVKSDEEEKQVKKDIMLTSVEDFLVEGLYSTAKKIKEDPYDSETLVQIIRYLDAIERIRKLVPQHNS, translated from the coding sequence ATGACTGACGACTCCATTAAGAAAGCAGCGGAACTATTGAGACAAGGAGCTACAATGCTAAGCGAAGCATGTCCAGTTTGTGGGTCTCCTTTATTTAGGTTAAAGAACGGAGATGTGGTATGTCCAGTTCATGGTAAGGTTTATATCGTGAAGAGCGACGAGGAAGAAAAACAAGTCAAGAAAGATATAATGTTAACTTCTGTTGAGGACTTTCTTGTCGAAGGATTATATTCTACCGCAAAAAAGATAAAGGAAGACCCTTACGATAGTGAGACGTTGGTTCAAATAATTAGATATTTAGATGCAATAGAAAGGATTAGGAAATTAGTTCCTCAACATAATTCTTAG
- a CDS encoding UPF0147 family protein → MATLYDNEAKIKQAVIILQKIVNDTSVPRNIRRAATDAIRNLQDPNLSAGIRAANAIGILEDISQDPNMPTHTRISIWNVVSILETVKD, encoded by the coding sequence ATGGCAACTCTTTATGACAATGAAGCTAAAATTAAACAAGCCGTAATCATTTTACAAAAAATAGTTAACGACACTAGCGTTCCAAGAAACATTAGAAGAGCCGCAACAGATGCTATAAGAAATTTGCAAGACCCTAATTTGAGTGCAGGAATTAGGGCTGCCAATGCAATTGGAATCCTTGAAGATATAAGTCAAGACCCAAACATGCCTACTCATACTAGAATATCTATCTGGAACGTAGTCTCAATTTTGGAAACTGTAAAGGACTAA
- a CDS encoding Clp1/GlmU family protein, translating into MLVKKGIDYITKGPCKLTVIKGRILIKGIEINEKEYKQINEESFSIVPEEESEIDTDCQILAEIPHLGWEELASQMSGGKVLLLGNTDSGKSYFSDIIHNMNKDSVIIDADVGQSRYLPTFISSTSGILEFFGDISPSRNYRLHIELLGKILDKEKHSLTIIDTDGWIRGYKAFLHKLYMIYELDPDFIVSFDDKIVGYFPSNIRKKVIIVKKIPPFLERSRAKRISYRISKYKKYFEKASIITIEYEQVLGKKLAEGLFVGFDEPLQLFYEEPCSGYFIEELLGGLVGIVNEGKIAGAGIIKEINQDGVKILTPVNKVQGVILGNISLNEEFKERRIRFSKC; encoded by the coding sequence ATGTTAGTTAAAAAGGGAATAGATTATATAACTAAAGGACCTTGTAAGTTAACCGTGATAAAAGGAAGAATATTGATAAAAGGAATTGAAATTAATGAGAAAGAATATAAACAAATTAACGAAGAAAGCTTCAGTATTGTTCCAGAAGAAGAGTCAGAAATAGACACAGATTGCCAAATATTAGCGGAAATCCCTCATCTGGGCTGGGAAGAGTTAGCTTCTCAGATGTCCGGAGGAAAAGTTCTACTTTTAGGAAATACTGACTCTGGAAAAAGTTACTTTTCTGACATAATTCATAACATGAATAAAGATTCAGTAATTATAGATGCAGATGTCGGGCAGTCCAGATACTTGCCTACTTTTATATCATCAACAAGTGGAATTCTGGAGTTTTTTGGAGATATTTCTCCTTCTAGAAATTACAGACTTCACATAGAACTCTTAGGAAAAATTCTAGATAAAGAAAAACATTCTCTCACTATAATTGATACAGACGGATGGATAAGAGGATATAAGGCCTTTTTACATAAGCTCTACATGATCTATGAATTAGATCCAGATTTCATAGTTTCTTTTGACGACAAGATTGTTGGCTATTTTCCATCTAATATCAGAAAAAAGGTGATCATAGTGAAGAAAATTCCACCATTTTTAGAAAGAAGTAGAGCAAAAAGAATATCATATAGAATTTCAAAATATAAAAAATATTTCGAGAAAGCTTCTATAATAACCATTGAATATGAACAAGTATTAGGTAAGAAGTTAGCAGAAGGTCTGTTCGTAGGATTTGATGAGCCTTTACAGTTATTCTATGAGGAGCCTTGTAGCGGATATTTTATTGAGGAACTTCTAGGAGGGTTAGTGGGAATAGTAAATGAAGGAAAAATTGCTGGTGCAGGAATAATAAAAGAGATAAATCAAGATGGGGTTAAAATTCTTACACCAGTAAATAAAGTTCAAGGTGTAATTTTAGGTAATATAAGTTTAAATGAGGAATTTAAGGAGAGAAGAATAAGGTTTAGCAAATGTTAA
- the tmk gene encoding dTMP kinase, translated as MLIAIEGIDGSGKTTLAKELKKWLENEKKKKVLLTAEPFTEEISKLIQEEGWKDPVTLTLLFSADRGVHVNWIMKQNQYDIIVTDRYYYSTIAYQAAMGIDKNWIIEVNKFFPKPELTLLLDIPAEIAITRIKKDDKFNFKEKLSLLQKVRENYLEIAKNENSIKIINSTKTFEEVLSEAKNYVEELIS; from the coding sequence ATGTTAATTGCAATAGAAGGCATAGACGGTTCCGGAAAAACTACTTTGGCAAAAGAACTTAAGAAATGGTTAGAGAATGAGAAGAAAAAGAAAGTATTACTTACTGCTGAGCCCTTTACCGAAGAGATCTCAAAGTTAATTCAAGAAGAAGGATGGAAAGATCCAGTAACGCTTACTCTCTTATTTTCTGCAGACAGAGGAGTTCATGTAAATTGGATTATGAAACAAAATCAATACGACATTATCGTAACCGATAGATATTATTATTCTACCATTGCTTATCAAGCAGCAATGGGAATAGATAAAAACTGGATAATCGAAGTAAACAAGTTCTTTCCAAAGCCTGAACTTACGCTTTTGTTAGATATCCCGGCTGAAATAGCTATAACAAGAATTAAAAAAGATGACAAATTTAACTTTAAGGAGAAACTTTCTCTACTTCAAAAGGTTAGGGAAAATTACTTAGAAATTGCCAAAAATGAGAATTCCATAAAAATTATCAATTCTACTAAAACTTTTGAAGAAGTATTAAGCGAAGCTAAGAATTATGTTGAGGAACTAATTTCCTAA